GCGGCCGCGGCGCGCGCCTCGTTCTGGTCGCGCAGTTGTTCCGGCGTGCCCGCCTCTGCCCAGTGTGCGAACACCAGGCCGCGCAGGACCTGCTCCTGCAGGTGGCGCAGCTTCTCTTCCAGGATCGAGCCGATGTGGAAGCTGAGGCCCTCGGTCATCTGCACCAGGCCGAAGTAGCCGGGAAACAAGGCGGTGCGCAGCCCCTCCAGCACGTCAATGAGCGCCGTTCGCGACGGCGGCTCGAACCCGACACCCGCCGCTTGGCGCGCCGCCACCATCGGGTTGGCGCACAACTGGTCCACCACCGCCCCGATGGAGACGCCGGCGCATCCCGCCTGACCGATCAACATGCCGCCTGTTGTAGACAAGCCCCCGCCCACGGTCAAGCGCACCGGGCTGGCCGCCCAGGCCCGCTGCACGCTGCCGCACGCCCGGGCGCCCGCCGACTTCGCCGTCGGCTGGTTCACCGGCCACTGCAACAGCGACGCCTGAACATCGCGGTATTTTTTCCGTATATGTTGCTAGTATTCGATGTAGTTTTAGCGTCCAAAACGAGCATCGAGTACGCGCTGATATGCCTTGCACAGTTCGTCATAGTCTGACGAAACCCCGCCACCCGAGAGGTGCTCTTCCAACGCGTCTACGAAGCGATGGTATCCGGCCGCTACCCCACTCCAGTGGGTTCCGGGGCCACCTGGCTGATGACGCCGATGCGCAGGCGCGTCCGGCCAGTTGTTCGCATCCACGCCATCACCCATCCGGTCTATCAGCGCAAAGAGACATGCGCCGTTTCCAGCCTCCATCTCGAAGCGCAGAAACGCTCCGCTGCCGCCATCCACGTCAAACTGTATGTGCTGGCACGGTGCCGCTTCCGACACCGTGCCTTCCCACCCGCCGTCGAACGAGAACCGCCCATTCACCGCTATCTCGTACCTGGTCGGCATGAACCAGCGCCTCAGTCCGTCCTTGGTGGACAGCGCGTCCCACAGCCGCTCCGGCGGCGCCGAAAACCGACGCTCCCAGACCATCTTGTTGTCGCTGAGGAATCTTCCGACGTTGGCAATCTCGTCCATGACTACTTGCCCATGATTATTCTCCTCCGGATGAAGCGACGCAAGGACGGCAGTTTGACTTTGGTGCGGCCGACATACTACCGTGATTGGTGTACGGCAGGTGCGAATGAACACGCGCACTTGCCGGTGAGGAGGAATCATGAACCGAGTGATTGGCAGTGCGCTGGCGCTGATGGTAATCGTCGCGGCGGGCAGTTTCGCCTCTGCCGCGGAAGAGTCGGGCGCCGGGCAGGCCGAGATCAGCCTGGCGCTGCCGGGTGATCCGGGCAACTTCGATCCGGCGACCAACTGGCTGCACATCCTGGCCGCCCAGCAGTTTCTGACCCTGGTAGACTGGGACTACGACCGTTCGGAGCCGATTGCCAACGCCGCCGAGTCGTGGACCGTCTCGGAAGACGGCCGCACCTACACGTTCACCCTGCGATCCGGCCTGACCTGGTCCGACGGCAGTCCGGTAACCGCTGCCGACTTCGAGTACTCGTTCCGGACCATCGTCGATCCCGACAGCGCGGCGCCGATCTCCTATCGCGCGTTCGTGATCGAGAATGCCGCCGCGGTGAACGCCGGCGAGCAGCCGCCGTCGGCGCTCGGCGTGCATGCGGTGGACGATCTCACGCTCACCATCACCCTGACCGAGCCGGCGACCTGGTTCCTGTCGTCGCTCAGCTCGATGGGCCACAGCGTGCCGCGCGGGGCACGCGAGCAGCACGGCACCGACTGGGTGAAACCGGAGAACATCGTGGTCAACGGCCCCTACAAGCTGGTCGAGGCGGTGGCCGAGGACCGCTACGTGCTGGAGCGCAACGACGGCTACTTCGACGCCGGCAGCGTGGACATTCCGCGCATCACCTTCTTCGTGGTCAAGGACGCCTCCACCCAGTTGGCGATGTACGAGGCGGGCGAGCTGGACTTCATCGAGTCGATCCCGCCGGGCGAGCTGGACCGCATCCGCGGCGACGACGTGCTCGGACCCGAGTACTACAACGGCCCGCGGTTCATCGTGTACTACTACTTCTTCAACATGGCGA
The sequence above is drawn from the Spirochaetaceae bacterium genome and encodes:
- a CDS encoding peptide ABC transporter substrate-binding protein; protein product: MNRVIGSALALMVIVAAGSFASAAEESGAGQAEISLALPGDPGNFDPATNWLHILAAQQFLTLVDWDYDRSEPIANAAESWTVSEDGRTYTFTLRSGLTWSDGSPVTAADFEYSFRTIVDPDSAAPISYRAFVIENAAAVNAGEQPPSALGVHAVDDLTLTITLTEPATWFLSSLSSMGHSVPRGAREQHGTDWVKPENIVVNGPYKLVEAVAEDRYVLERNDGYFDAGSVDIPRITFFVVKDASTQLAMYEAGELDFIESIPPGELDRIRGDDVLGPEYYNGPRFIVYYYFFNMAKPPFNQVLVRKAFAAALDKDTVTGRITRGGEVPAGTMTPPGSTGHVANEAGIGIPYDPEQAKAWLAQAGYPDGEGLPEIELGYNASQLHQNIAQAIQKMWQDTLGATVSLRGVEGRAYSVNAAQGAHDVWRMGWGMDYPDAHNIHMELFHSSVGQPATFKNPEYDRIIEEAAVESDLATRQQLYRIAERILVQEQVGVIPIYWYADNSLTKPHVDRPQTPQFMKLFKDWQVN
- a CDS encoding SRPBCC domain-containing protein, producing the protein MDEIANVGRFLSDNKMVWERRFSAPPERLWDALSTKDGLRRWFMPTRYEIAVNGRFSFDGGWEGTVSEAAPCQHIQFDVDGGSGAFLRFEMEAGNGACLFALIDRMGDGVDANNWPDAPAHRRHQPGGPGTHWSGVAAGYHRFVDALEEHLSGGGVSSDYDELCKAYQRVLDARFGR